The Mytilus galloprovincialis chromosome 7, xbMytGall1.hap1.1, whole genome shotgun sequence genome has a window encoding:
- the LOC143083819 gene encoding fibrinogen-like protein 1: protein MGIGMKKTLILAFVFVCLSLVNGLDEEAVNENDNKQYQDCGAARKLGGYQKSGVYKLWMNTTKTYFKIICEHTPNNSFNVIQRRIDGRENFNRMWHDYVAGFGSSQGDYWAGLNSIYYLANHQGNSILTVNLQDWAGINKTARYSYFKLMDSTNFTLSIGGYSGDTGDSMSKNNNRMFSTPDLVGTYRCAKEYQGGWWFDNCQTFSFLNGKYYHGGPYQPKRRVFYDGITWCSWKGCGYSMKFAQMMLSSS from the exons ATGGGTATAGGTATGAAGAAGACATTGATACTTgcatttgtgtttgtttgtttatcattGGTTAATGGTCTGGATGAAGAGGCAGttaatgaaaatgataataaacaaTACCAAG ATTGTGGTGCAGCTAGAAAACTTGGAGGTTACCAAAAGAGTGGTGTGTATAAACTATGGATGAATACAACAAAGACCTACTTCAAG ATTATTTGTGAGCATACACCAAACAACTCCTTCAATGTAATTCAGCGCAGGATTGATGGTAGAGAAAACTTCAACAGAATGTGGCATGATTACGTAGCTGGTTTTGGTTCTTCTCAGGGAGATTACTGGGCGGGTCTTAACTCAATATACTACTTGGCAAATCATCAAg GTAACAGCATTCTGACAGTAAACTTACAAGATTGGGCAGGAATTAACAAAACTGCTCGCTACAGCTACTTCAAACTGATGGATTCTACAAACTTCACGCTATCCATCGGTGGCTACAGCGGGGATACAGGAGACTCAATGTCAAAAAATAACAACAGGATGTTTTCCACACCAGACTTAGTAGGCACCTACAGATGTGCCAAAGAATATCAGGGAGGATGGTGGTTCGATAATTGTCAAACCTTCTCATTTTTGAATGGGAAATATTATCATGGCGGACCCTACCAACCAAAGAGGAGGGTTTTCTATGATGGTATCACCTGGTGCAGTTGGAAAGGATGTGGATATTCTATGAAGTTCGCACAAATGATGCTGTCAAGTTCATAA